Genomic window (Megamonas funiformis):
CCGTTTAAACCAGAAACGTATACATCTCCATTTTTACTTTGCACAATACCACTATAACTTACATCACCAATATAAGGTGTTCCATCTGCTAATACACCAAATCCAGTGCGTGTCAAATACATAGAAGAAACTAAATCTCCTGCAATTTTAGTTACACCATATAAATCCTTACCAGAACCAAAATAAGAAGCATTTTCAGCTACTGCCGCATTTACATAATCAGACATAGCAGAAACTGTATTTTTTGCCATCTTATCTCCGCCACCTAAAACAGGTACAAATTTAAAATATTTAGGACTAACTTCTACTAACTGAGCATGTTGTTTTACACCTGATTTTTTGCTGTAATAAGAAATTTGTGTTAATCCTGGCTCTAATTTTTTAGTAATGCTATACTCATAATCTTTTTGCACATCTATATACAATCTTCGAGGATTATTTAATTCTCCCATATCAAATGCGCTATTATCTGTTACTTTTATAACAACACAACTTGTTTTATCATCACTATATACTTCTAAAAACGGAACTGTATCATCATTTACATTGATACCACTTAAATATTGTTTATTTATAGGTTCAGAAAAATCTACCATTATATCGCCATTTGGCTGTTGTTTTACATCATATTTTGTATCAGCATTTATATCAAAAACAACTCTAACTTTATCTGATGCTTTACTAAAACGAATAGAATTTATCATAGATTTTTCTATTTTTTCTGTAGTTATTTTAGTTTGTATATTCTTGGCTGAATTATTCTTTGCATTTGCGACAGGTAATTGGAATAAACATATTCCCACCATCATAAATATAAATATTTTTTTTAAATTCATCTTTTTATTCCTTTTGTATCTCATATATTTTATCAATTAAATTTATTTTACTAAGAAAAAAAGACTGCTAAAGCAGCCTTTTTTTATTCTTCTATTTTACGTTCATGTCCATTTGATTTTTTACTAATTCTAGTAATTTTATCCATATATTCAAGAGCTTTACCAGTACCAATAGCTACGCAAGTCAATGGATCATCTGCTAAATAAGTAGTAATGCCAGTTTCTTTTTGAATTAAGCTATCTAATCCATAAAGCATAGCACCGCCACCAGTCATGATAATACCTCTATCCATAATATCAGAAGATAATTCTGGTGGAGTATCTTCTAATACACGTTTTACACATTGTACAATGGAAGATACTGGTTCAGCCAAAGCTTCACTTACTTCATCAGATTTTACTTCAATTGTTTTTGGAAGTCCTGTAATCAAATCGCGACCACGAATTTCAATTTTTTCATCACGAGCTCCTGCAAAAGCTTGTCCTACTTCAATTTTAATAATTTCAGCTGTGCGTTCACCGATCATTACATTATGTTTATTTTTTATATAAGTGATAATGCAATCATCAAATTTATCACCAGCCATGCGAAGTGAATCGCTTACTACTACACCACCTAAGCTGATTACAGCGACATCAGTTGTTCCTCCACCGATATCTACTACCATGCAACCATTTGGTTCAGCTACATCAAGACCTGCACCCATAGCAGCTGCCATTGGTTCTTCAATAAGTTCAGCATGACTTGCTCCAGCTTGCATTGCAGCTTCTTGAACAGCTCTTTTTTCTACTGTAGTTATACGAGAAGGTACACATATCATGACACGAGGTCTAAACATAAAACGACGTCCAGATACTTTACCTATAAAATATCTAATCATTTGTTCAGTAATATCATAATTAGCGATAACACCATCTCTAAGTGGTCTTATAGCTACAATATTTCCAGGAGTACGTCCAATCATACGACGAGCGTCTTCACCAATAGCTAAAATACGATTAGTATCATTATCTATAGCCACAACGGAAGGCTCACGCATAACAATACCTTTACCTTTTATATAAATAAGGACATTCGCTGTTCCAAGGTCAATCCCAATATCCATGGACATTCCAAACATTTATCCTACTTCCCTTCTCTTACCAAATTATAAGTTAATTATCTAGTTTTAATACTTTATAATATATAATACATATATTAATTTGGCAAGAAAAAGCTACTTTAAATACGATTAGCTCAAAATAAATATTATTTCTAAATTTTAATATAATTCCTTCTATATATAGTTATATTTATTAAATTTATCTTAATATATTTTCCTTTTATTATAATAAACATAACTTATATTTATATTCATAAAAGTTATGGATAAGATAATTGACAATCAATATTTCAAGTGTTATTATGTGGTCATAATAATTAGTATAAAACTTAGGGGGTATATTATAATGTTTAAAGGTAAAGTTGTCATTGTTGGAGCTAGTAATGTAGGTTCTGCTGTTCTTACAAAACTTTTAGATTTCCAACTTGCTTCTGAAATTGCACTTATCGACTTAAATGAAAATAAATGTAAAGGTGAAGCTCTTGATGCTAATGATGCCACATCTTGTATTCATAGCTTAAATATCAGAACTTACCATGGTGATTACTCTGATTGTAAAGATGCTGACTTAATCATCATTACTGCTGGTCCTAGTATTAAACCTGGTGAAAAAGCTGACCGTCTTATCTTATCTAAAACAAACTGCAAAATCATGAGCAGTGTTATGTCCGAAATCACTAAATACACTAAAGATGCTCTTATCCTCATGATTACAAATCCTCTTGATGTAGCTACATACCATGTTTCTACACAATTTGATTATCCACGTGAAAAAATCATTGGTACTGGTACAATGCTTGAAACTTTCCGCTTACGCAGAATTATTGCTGACCGTTATCATATAGACCCTAAAAATATTCATGGTTATGTTCTTGGTGAACATGGTAACTCTGCATTCACTGCATGGAGCACAGTAAATGTTGCAGGTCTTGGTCTTGAACATGTTGATGAATACTTCCATTTTAATGACAAACTTGATAAAAAAGCTATTGAACAAGCACTCGTAAATAGAGCATATGATATCATTAACTTAAAAGGTTATACAAACACTGGTATCGCTATGGTAGCTGCTCGTTTCACAAAATCCTTTATGTACAATGAACATACTATTTTACCTATGTCTGCTGTATTAGAAGGAGAATATGGCTTAAGTGATGTAGCTCTCAGTATCCCTCGTATGATTTGTGCTGATGGTATCGTTCGTTCCTTCGCTCCACATCTTCCAAAAGAAGAACTTGATTTACTCTATGCTTCTGCTGAAAGTGTAAAAAAAGCTATCGCAAGTGCTAAAGAATAAATCATTTTAAAATTAAAGCCCTCAGATTAACTGAGGGCTTTTTTATTAACTAAAATCATCATTAAACTAAGTCAGTACCACACGTAAAACGTGTGGCTTGCACAAGCCTATAAGGCTTTTAACAATAGCCAGCGCCTAAATGACGCTGGCTTTCTCTTCGTTCAAGCCATTGTGCACTGATTACTTAACAATCCCTAAAGGGATCATTTAATTCTTTTGTGCTTATTTTATCCATCATTTTATCATACGTATCTTGTTCTCTTATATATTTCGCTATTGTTGCTTCATTTAGTCCTACTGTCGATACATAATATCCTGTTGACCAAAAATTATTGTTTCCAAATTTATATTTTAAATTTCCATGTCTTGCAAATATCATCATTGCACTTTTTCCTTTTAAATACCCCATAAAATTTGATATACTCATTTTTGGTGGTATCTTAACCAAAATATGAATATGATCCGGCATAGCTTTCCCTTCTATTATCTCTATGCCTTTCCACTTACATAAATCTTTTATTATTTGTACAATATCTCTACGCAATTTATTATATATAATTTTTCTTCTATATTTTGGGGTAAATACTATATGATACTTGCACATCCATCTTGTATGTGCTAAACTTCTTTCCATAGAAATTCTCCTCTCTTTAATAATGACTTGAACACTTATTATTTTAATAGAGGAGAATTTCTATTTCTATAAGAAACTTATTAACCACTCGTAAAACGAGTGGTTTTTTGTTTCGCACGCTCTGCGTACTCAACTAACTAAAGTACAAAAAATAATATAAAAAAATGCGAACTTAAATTTAAGTTCGCATTTTTTATAACTTACTTTAATTAGCAAGTTTTACATTCTTCGTAGATACCAGCTTTTTTAAGTGTTTCAACCATAGTATCACCCATATGAGCTACAGTTTTAGCAACTTCAATACCTACTTCATTCAAAGCTTTGATTTTATCTGCTGCAGAGCCCTTGCCACCTGCAATAATAGCACCAGCATGACCCATACGTTTACCTGGAGGCGCCTGCTGACCGCTAATGAATGCAGCCACTGGTTTTTTCATATTTGCTTTAATCCATGCAGCAGCATCTTCTTCAGCATTACCACCAATTTCACCAATCATCATAACAGCTTTTGTTTCAGGATCTTCATTAAATGCTTTTAATACATCAATGAAATCTGTTCCTTTTACAGGGTCTCCACCAATACCTACGATAGTTGTCTGACCAAGACCTGCTTTTGTCATCTGATCCATTGCTTCATAAGTCAATGTACCAGAGCGAGATACGATACCAATATGA
Coding sequences:
- a CDS encoding rod shape-determining protein; protein product: MFGMSMDIGIDLGTANVLIYIKGKGIVMREPSVVAIDNDTNRILAIGEDARRMIGRTPGNIVAIRPLRDGVIANYDITEQMIRYFIGKVSGRRFMFRPRVMICVPSRITTVEKRAVQEAAMQAGASHAELIEEPMAAAMGAGLDVAEPNGCMVVDIGGGTTDVAVISLGGVVVSDSLRMAGDKFDDCIITYIKNKHNVMIGERTAEIIKIEVGQAFAGARDEKIEIRGRDLITGLPKTIEVKSDEVSEALAEPVSSIVQCVKRVLEDTPPELSSDIMDRGIIMTGGGAMLYGLDSLIQKETGITTYLADDPLTCVAIGTGKALEYMDKITRISKKSNGHERKIEE
- the tnpA gene encoding IS200/IS605 family transposase, which codes for MERSLAHTRWMCKYHIVFTPKYRRKIIYNKLRRDIVQIIKDLCKWKGIEIIEGKAMPDHIHILVKIPPKMSISNFMGYLKGKSAMMIFARHGNLKYKFGNNNFWSTGYYVSTVGLNEATIAKYIREQDTYDKMMDKISTKELNDPFRDC
- the sucD gene encoding succinate--CoA ligase subunit alpha, with product MGIFINKDTKVIVQGATGKVAMFHTAHMLEYGTNIVGGVTPGKGGQVVGGVPIFNTVEEAVEKTGANASVVFVPARFAADSILEAIDANLDIVVCVTEHIPVLDMVKVRRALEGKKTRLIGPNCPGIMTTDECNIGIIPGKIHRKGHIGIVSRSGTLTYEAMDQMTKAGLGQTTIVGIGGDPVKGTDFIDVLKAFNEDPETKAVMMIGEIGGNAEEDAAAWIKANMKKPVAAFISGQQAPPGKRMGHAGAIIAGGKGSAADKIKALNEVGIEVAKTVAHMGDTMVETLKKAGIYEECKTC
- a CDS encoding phosphodiester glycosidase family protein, coding for MNLKKIFIFMMVGICLFQLPVANAKNNSAKNIQTKITTEKIEKSMINSIRFSKASDKVRVVFDINADTKYDVKQQPNGDIMVDFSEPINKQYLSGINVNDDTVPFLEVYSDDKTSCVVIKVTDNSAFDMGELNNPRRLYIDVQKDYEYSITKKLEPGLTQISYYSKKSGVKQHAQLVEVSPKYFKFVPVLGGGDKMAKNTVSAMSDYVNAAVAENASYFGSGKDLYGVTKIAGDLVSSMYLTRTGFGVLADGTPYIGDVSYSGIVQSKNGDVYVSGLNGTRTSDSVMLYNQYYGKSTGTDNSGIEYVVKDNKIVKINSGNSLLRPGEIVVSATGNGKNILSGLNVGDDLVVNQILNTPWDSATDILGAGPRLVKNGQVDITSSIEQIGPDVTGARAPRTAVGILKNGNVLFAVLDGRQAHSKGMMLDEFARFLIGMEVVDAVNFDGGGSSELVIGGKIVNSPSDGMERPVATALTAVRR
- a CDS encoding L-lactate dehydrogenase; the protein is MFKGKVVIVGASNVGSAVLTKLLDFQLASEIALIDLNENKCKGEALDANDATSCIHSLNIRTYHGDYSDCKDADLIIITAGPSIKPGEKADRLILSKTNCKIMSSVMSEITKYTKDALILMITNPLDVATYHVSTQFDYPREKIIGTGTMLETFRLRRIIADRYHIDPKNIHGYVLGEHGNSAFTAWSTVNVAGLGLEHVDEYFHFNDKLDKKAIEQALVNRAYDIINLKGYTNTGIAMVAARFTKSFMYNEHTILPMSAVLEGEYGLSDVALSIPRMICADGIVRSFAPHLPKEELDLLYASAESVKKAIASAKE